In one Phyllostomus discolor isolate MPI-MPIP mPhyDis1 chromosome 8, mPhyDis1.pri.v3, whole genome shotgun sequence genomic region, the following are encoded:
- the LOC114504241 gene encoding 60S ribosomal protein L39-like: MSSHKTFRVKRFLATKQKQNQPTPEWIWMKPGNTVRYHSKRRHWGRTKLGL; this comes from the coding sequence ATGTCTTCTCACAAGACTTTCAGGGTCAAGAGGTTCCTGGctacaaaacaaaagcagaatcaGCCCACTCCTGAATGGATTTGGATGAAACCTGGTAATACAGTCAGGTACCACTCCAAGAGGAGACACTGGGGAAGGACCAAGCTGGGCCTATAA